In Marinobacter sp. M3C, the genomic stretch GCTTGCGCAGCGCCCGGCCCACGCGTAACCATGGCAATACCGGGAGTACCTGTAAACTTACCGTGTGCGTCTGCCATGTACGTACAGGCCGCTTCATGACGGCACACTACTGTCTGAATTTCCGTATTGTATAGACCATCTAATACCGATAAATAGCTCTCGCCTGGGACCACAAACGCGCGACTAACTCCATGTAATTGAAGGCTGTCTACGATCGCTTGACCACCATGAATGGTATTATTCATTATTGTTACCTTCTCTAAATACGAGCGATGGTTGTTTGCCAGTATGCTTCAGCATTTTACTCAGCGGCGATTATGGTAATTTCCACCAATAAATCTGGGTGCGCTAAAACAGACTCTCCGCACGCTCGAGCTGGGGGCAATGTGTCTTCAAACCACTGATCCCACACCTTATTCATCGCCGTAAAATCATTCATACTTTTAAGCCAAATCGTTGCTGATAGCATTTTTGATTTATCACTGCCCACTTCTTCCAGCAACTTTTTGGCTTTATTCAAACACGTTAATGTTTGAGCAGATACATCCTCATCGACAGCCCCGACTTGACCTGACAAATAAACTGTCTGGTTATGAACAACAATTTGGCTCATACGTTCATTACTTTTTAGTTTTAGCATAGTCATTTTTTCCATTTTGTTTAAATATTTTAATTACTAATTAGAAAATCGTTGAGCATTAAAAGGCTTAACATCAACAGTTAAGGGTTTATTATTAATTAACTCCTCAATGATACGACCTGTAATTGGCCCTAACGTAAAGCCTTGATGGCCATGCCCGAATGCAAACCACAAATTATCGTGTTCCCCGGAAGCTCCAATAACCGGCTTCATATCAGGCATACAAGGTCTAGACCCACACCATGGATCGCTCTCTACTTCATCATTTAACGGCAAAATATTTTTGGCGAAATCCAATGCAGCTTGAAGTTGTCCAAAGTCTTTTTTCGCATCCAATAAGGTGATTTCTGCGCCAGTGGTAACACGAACGCCTTGCTGCATTGGCCCCATCACGAACCCTTTATCCATATCTATCAAACTGTGATTGATAGCATTTTTATCGGTAGTTTCAAAGTGCTGATGATAACCACGCATCGGAAATAAGGGTAGATTATATCCCAAGGGTTTTATCAGCTGGCTAGACCAAGGGCCTGCAGCAACAACTAAATGATCACTATAAAA encodes the following:
- a CDS encoding RidA family protein; translation: MTMLKLKSNERMSQIVVHNQTVYLSGQVGAVDEDVSAQTLTCLNKAKKLLEEVGSDKSKMLSATIWLKSMNDFTAMNKVWDQWFEDTLPPARACGESVLAHPDLLVEITIIAAE